A genomic window from Misgurnus anguillicaudatus unplaced genomic scaffold, ASM2758022v2 HiC_scaffold_29, whole genome shotgun sequence includes:
- the LOC141362756 gene encoding 52 kDa repressor of the inhibitor of the protein kinase-like — protein sequence MNLLTELWPVVRHYIIIIIIIIIMLNSTEETGERSQAVEEEKDLEGEEREIIGEGPSQDSEDVALTVSKGSIFAVNDPALYKCRSHYSDEERQSILQNKWSRDQYIYPQRQFGKRLLRYSVEWENKYPWLRYSPSEDAAYCCVCILFNSQKGSNNTFQRDGFRDWKNALGEKRGIISNHGNTPGHMAASELAENFLSVIKGQKKDIHSVISKTYSDKVETNHKVLLSILDIVINLGSRNIAFRGNYNLENREEDGNFSHFVNWKSSFDEALKKHLENAPGNAKYLSPQIQNEMIACCGAEIQDKIVQKIHKAKYFSVLADESLDISGTEQLSICIRYVSDEFDIKEDFLGFCPLEKQDAASISHAILSQLGRWGLHVSFLRGQGYDGASTMSGRLGGVQQKIREQQPRALFTHCRSHALNLVVVHGCTDVPIVRNTMGIIEKIAVFFSASSPKKNMLQEHVLQEQGSEGTRGGIPLMSDTRWGSRIKTVGAFLSKLSPIHSALQDIESEGTHHNSQKATTLRNSIESFDTIVTAVVMHNVLGYILPLTTRLQSPNVDIVSAYKEGREVAEVIEILRSEERYNTIYQKAVQLASTIDVVPVKKRIAVKQQQRGNVPAESVGEHFRLNLFLPFIDHVTTELRTRFAESNEPALLAAFLVPKALPQLSEEKEDLLLSWYKEDLPQPDAAEQEIHRWKHRFQNYTDPLPETAQETLQNIDMDFYPNIQCILCIFLTLPVTTCSCERSFSALRRLKTWLRSTTGDERLSGLALMNVHRNMEVDPKRVLQRWDASGHRRIVTCFDKR from the coding sequence ATGAACCTGTTAACTGAACTCTGGCCTGTTGTGAgacattacattattattattattattattattattatgttaaatTCAACAGAGGAGACAGGAGAGAGAAGTCAGGCAGTTGAGGAGGAGAAAGATTTAGAAGGAGAAGAGAGGGAAATAATAGGTGAAGGGCCCTCCCAAGACAGTGAAGATGTGGCACTCACTGTGTCCAAAGGCTCAATCTTTGCAGTTAATGACCCTGCATTATATAAATGCAGAAGCCACTACTCTGATGAAGAGAGGCAGAGCATCCTTCAAAACAAATGGAGTAGGGACCAGTATATATATCCCCAAAGGCAATTTGGGAAAAGGCTGTTGAGGTATAGTGTTGAGTGGGAAAATAAATACCCCTGGCTACGGTACTCTCCATCTGAGGATGCAGCATATTGTTGTGTGTGTATACTGTTCAACAGTCAGAAAGGGTCAAACAACACATTCCAGAGGGATGGATTTAGGGACTGGAAAAATGCTCTAGGTGAGAAAAGGGGAATCATCTCAAATCATGGCAACACTCCAGGACATATGGCAGCTTCTGAGTTGGCAGAAAATTTCCTAAGTGTAATAAAAGGACAGAAGAAAGATATACATTCGGTAATCAGTAAGACATACTCAGACAAAGTTGAGACCAACCATAAAGTTTTGTTATCAATTCTTGATATAGTGATAAATCTGGGTTCAAGAAACATTGCATTTCGAGGCAATTATAATTTGGAAAATCGTGAAGAGGATGGAAACTTTAGCCACTTTGTTAACTGGAAATCCTCCTTTGATGAAGCACTGAAAAAACACCTTGAGAATGCCCCTGGAAATGCAAAATACCTTTCACCCCAAATACAAAATGAGATGATTGCATGTTGTGGGGCTGAAATTCAAGACAAAATTGTTCAGAAAATTCACAAAGCTAAGTACTTCTCGGTTTTAGCTGATGAGTCATTAGACATTAGTGGGACGGAGCAGTTATCTATCTGCATCCGCTATGTATCAGATGAGTTTGATATAAAAGAAGATTTTTTGGGATTCTGTCCACTTGAAAAGCAGGATGCTGCATCCATCTCTCACGCCATACTATCACAGTTAGGGAGGTGGGGACTTCATGTGTCTTTTCTACGGGGCCAAGGGTATGATGGTGCCAGCACCATGAGTGGTAGGTTGGGTGGAGTGCAGCAGAAGATAAGGGAGCAGCAGCCGCGGGCACTGTTCACTCATTGCCGTAGCCATGCCTTGAACCTCGTGGTGGTCCATGGGTGTACAGATGTCCCAATAGTGAGGAACACCATGGGCATCATTGAGAAGATAGCCGTTTTCTTCTCTGCCTCATCCCCAAAGAAGAACATGCTCCAAGAGCATGTTTTGCAAGAGCAGGGAAGTGAAGGGACCAGGGGAGGAATTCCATTGATGTCGGATACCAGATGGGGGTCCAGAATAAAGACAGTGGGTGCTTTCCTTTCAAAGCTTAGTCCTATACACTCTGCACTTCAAGACATAGAAAGTGAAGGGACACATCACAATTCTCAAAAAGCCACTACATTGCGGAACAGCATTGAGTCATTTGATACAATTGTTACAGCAGTAGTAATGCACAACGTTCTTGGATATATATTGCCATTGACCACAAGACTGCAATCTCCAAATGTGGACATAGTAAGTGCATATAAAGAAGGAAGAGAAGTGGCTGAAGTCATAGAAATCCTACGCAGTGAGGAGAGATACAACACAATATATCAAAAAGCAGTGCAGCTGGCCAGTACCATTGATGTTGTCCCTGTGAAGAAGAGAATAGCagtaaaacaacaacagagagGCAATGTACCTGCAGAATCAGTTGGAGAGCATTTTAGGCTGAATTTATTTCTTCCCTTCATTGACCATGTCACCACAGAACTGAGGACCCGATTTGCCGAATCCAATGAACCGGCCCTGCTTGCAGCCTTCTTAGTGCCCAAAGCTCTGCCACAGCTGAGTGAAGAGAAAGAGGACCTTCTCTTGTCATGGTACAAAGAGGACCTGCCTCAACCTGATGCTGCAGAGCAGGAAATACACAGATGGAAGCATCGTTTCCAGAACTACACTGATCCTCTCCCGGAAACTGCACAGGAAACATTGCAGAACATAGACATGGATTTCTATCCTAACATACAATGCATCCTTTGCATCTTCCTGACGTTGCCAGTCACCACTTGCTCTTGTGAAAGGTCTTTTTCAGCATTACGTCGTCTCAAAACCTGGCTTCGATCTACTACAGGTGATGAGAGGCTGTCTGGTCTTGCTCTCATGAATGTCCACAGAAACATGGAAGTGGATCCCAAAAGGGTCCTGCAAAGGTGGGATGCTTCTGGCCACAGAAGAATAGTTACTTGTTTTGATAAAAGGTGA